TCGTGATAGGCTTACCAGCGTTGGCAGAATTGATCGCCTGAAGAATGTCAAAAGGCGTGGAAGTGTTTTCCAGACTCTCGCCATTCAGGCCTACAATCGAGTCGCCGGGGAGAATGCCGGAAGCCTCAGCAGGCGAACCCACCTGCACGTCATTAACAAGCAGACCGAACGTTGTGGAAAGAACTTCGCCGTCTACTGTGTCTGCGCTGAGTGTCAATTGGAGCTTCTGAGAGTCCAGATCGGTCTCTGGAAACCGAAGCACACCCAGGACGATGTCCTGATCGGCGGCAGACTCTAGCGCCGTCAGGAATGCATCGGTGTCTGCAACCCGCTGATCATTGACGAGCTCGATCACATCGCCACGCAGCAGTCCTGCTTCAGCCAAGATGGAGTCTGGTCGGACGTCAGTGATTAGGAATCCTGCTCCAACCACCTGCTGCACACCAATCAGTCCAATAACTACAAACAGAACAAGTGCTGCTAGGATGTTGGCAATGGCACCCGCGGCCATGAAAAAGATACGTCCCAATGGCCGGGCTTCGTTTACAGTCTTTAGCCGTGTAAACCCGCGCTGGCGCAGTACCTGCCGCTCATCTATCTCCTCAATCTCGGAAACAGATTCAGCCGACTCCCCTGCCAGACGTTTCTGAAGCGCCTCGCGTTCCTTCTCAGTCTGTTCCGCACTGAGGGTTCGAATCATGTCCTCGCCAAGCGGCCGAACAAAACCGCCCAGAGGGATAAGATTGAGGGTAAATTCTGTCTCGCGCCAGCGGAAGAGTTTGAGCAGTTTGGGCGGGTATCCGATTCCAAATTCCAGGATCGTGATTCCAACCCATCTCGCAGCCAGAAAGTGTCCAAACTCATGGACAATCACGGCTGGGATGAGCACAAGCCCGAACGCAACCAGCGAGGACAGTAGGTCATTGCCGATCAGAAAATCAAACATCGAATTCTCCATGAGCCTGAGGCAACGATTCAGCCTCCGGTCGGATTCGGTTAGTATACCTGAGGAAAGTTGGAGATTTGTTGGAAGTCAACTTAATTCTTAGAGAGTCCTCAGGCGCTAACCTCCGCCCCGCCTCCTACAGATGCGCGCAATACACGCTCGACACCAGGAAGTTGAACGATGCGTTCGCCAAGTTCATCCGCATCGCTGGCAACACAAACACAGTGGACATTTGGTCCGGCATCCAAAGTATAACAGACGCGGAGCCCCTCAGAGCGCCAGCGTCGTACGGCATCCATTAGCACAAGCGAGCTCGGTCGCCAATAGAACAGGGGTGGTTTGCTGGTCATCATTACAGCGTGCATCATGTCTGAATCATGCTCCACAACCGAAGCAAACGACGCAAAGTCCCGTTCGAGCAGCGCTTGCCTGCACACATCAAGCCGCTGCGCTGCCGTCTTAACGCGTGCAGTCTGAAACTCACTCGTCGATGCGGATGTATGTCCTTCGCGCGAACCCACCTCTTTGTGCCCGGCGTGTACTATTGCTACCAGATCGACCAATCCCCAGTGATCGCGTGGAGCAATCGTAAAAGCAAATGATTCGGCGTGAGACAAGCCAGTCACCCATTCCACGAATCCAGATGGCACCGATCGTGAAGCCGATCCCGACCCAAGGCGTGCCAGGCACGTGAGTTCACGTTCGCTTAACGCCGCGCCGGCGGCCGCGACAGCGGCAACTGTCAGAGCTGCGAACGAGGCTGCTGATGATGCGATTCCCGCACCCATAGGGAAGTTGTTTACCGAGTCCACGTGAGCGCTGTAGTTGATGTCAAGGCGCTTACGGAGTGCACTCAGGTGCTGACTGACTCGGTCCGTAGCACGTTCATCCGCACTCTGTCCATTGATGTTCAGGCTGTCACCCTGCTGTTCTGGATGCCATTCAACCGTCGTTTCGGTATACAAACCATCCAAATTCATGCTGAGCGATGGGTTCGCCGGGAGACGAAGGCTCTCGTCGATATTGCCCCAGTACTTAATAAACGCGATGTTTGAGTTTGCCGTCGCTGTCGCTCTCATTTTGCAGCCCTTTACCTGACGCATCAAAACGTCAGGATTGTACCGGAATTAGCCTCGGATATAATGCCTGACAATATGTGCCCCACCTTTCGGAGGCTCGCTTGCCGCAACTTGTCGCACTTTTTCGCACGATGCGTCCGAAGCAGTGGACGAAGAATGTCCTGTTTGTCTTCCCGGCAATCGTCGCAGATGGGCAGGTCTTTCAATTTGGCCCGCTCTTTCGTGTCACGATGGCGTGCGCGCTTCTGTGTCTACTCGCCGGATCAGTCTATATCCTGAATGACCTGGTTGACCTCCAGAGCGACCGGATGCATCCGCGGAAGCGCTTCCGGCCCCTTCCGGCCGGACAGCTACCCGTGGCGCTCGCACAGGTCGCTGCTGTATTGATCCCCGCATTTGTCCTTGTCGCTTCGCTGATACTCTCGTGGAAGCTGACTGTTGTCCTCACGGCATACTTTCTACTGCAGCTAGCGTATATATTCCGGCTCAAGCATGTCGTCCTACTTGACATCTTCGCGCTCACTGCAGGATTTGTGCTGCGGATCGCTGCTGGCGTGGTCGTAATCGAGGTGACCAATTTCTCGCCGTGGCTATATGTCTGTCTCGGGCTGCTTGCCCTGTTCCTCACGATCGCAAAGCGGCGGCAGGAATACATTCTCCTGGGTAGTCAGGCCGGGCAGGTTCGTCGCATCTTTCAGTTCTACAATCTTCCGCTGCTCGACGAGCTACTGCGGATCACAACGACCAGCACATTGATCGCCTATACGGTGTACACGATCGAGACGCCTTCCCCGTTGTTGGCGCGTACCAACCTGGCCTTAGCGACCGTCCCATTTGTGATGTATGGACTGTTTCGTTACTTGTATCTGATGTATGTGAAAGGAGAAAGCGCACCGCCGGATGAGGTCCTTCTGAAGGATCGGCCCTTGCAGCTCGACATCGTCCTATATGCACTTTCATTTGTCGTTATCCTCTATGTCATCCCCCGCTGAGTCCATCAATACAAGCGCCCCCGCGAAGGTCATTCTGTTCGGGGAGCATGCCGTCGTTTACGGGCAACCGGCATTAGCCGTGCCAGTGTCCAGTCTTCGCGTAAGCGTAACGGTCGAGTCAAGCGACCATGTCGTTTTTGCGACCGGGGAATGGACCCGGGAGTTTCCGGCAGAGGTCCTGACGAGTAAGCTCACCGACCCACTCCTGAAAATGGCTCAGGCGACTGCCGAGCATCTCAACATCGCCTTGCCTTTCGCGCGGTACACCATCTCATCAGATATTCCTGTGGCCAGTGGGTTAGGAAGCGGTGCTGCGGTATCAGCCGCCCTTGGCCGGGCCATCGCAGCAGCCGGCGGCAAAACGATCGCTGATGATGAGCTGAATGAGTTAGTCTACGAAATAGAGGCGATCCATCACGGCACGCCAAGTGGAATTGACAATACCGTAATCGTATTTGAGCGCCCCGTATATTTTCTTCGAGGACACCCTCCGCAGACTTTCGAGGTTGGACGTCCCGTACACCTGCTAATTGCCGACACCGGGAGATCGGCGCTCACGAAAGAATCGGTCGGCGATGTGCGCAAGTTGGTTGAAGTGCGTCCCGAATTCGCTGTTCCGCGGATAGAACAGATCGGCAGAATCGTCAACGACGCCCGTGAAGCGCTTTCAAGCGGGTCAATCGAGCGGCTCGGGCAGCTCATGGGCGAAAACCAGGTGCTGTTAGCGGATCTGACGGTGTCATCACCAGAGCTCGACATCCTTATTCAAGCAGCACTTCACGCCGGCGCGATTGGGGCAAAGTTATCGGGCGGTGGCCGCGGCGGCAATATGATCGCGATTGTAACGTCAGAGACTGAATCTCCGGTACGCGCAGCGCTTTTATCTTCAGGCGCAGTCCGCGTGATTTCGACAGTAATTCAGTGAGGTGGCAATGCTTACGCTGGTGAAACTGGGTGGTTCTCTAATTACGGATAAACGCGTAGAACAGTCGTTTCACGCGGACGTTGCTGAGCGGATCGCGCATGAGATTGCCACTGCGCTACGCAGCACGCCTCAGCCAATCATCATCGGACACGGAAGTGGTTCGTTCGGTCACTTTGCAGCACATAGACATGGGACAATTGACGGCGTTTCAAGTCCTGGGCAATGGCGTGGTTTCGCAGAAGTTGCCATGGTTGCAGCCGACTTGAACGCGCTGATGGCTCGGGTTCTATGGGCCGCAGGCGTGCCGGTCTGGCGTATTCAGCCGTCGGCATCCATGCTGGCAAGAGACGGTATCCCCCAGGAAATGTCCCTTAACGCCGTAAAGACCGGGCTAACCAGCGGGCTAGTTCCTCTGGTTTACGGCGATGTTGGCCTCGACGAAGTCCGCGGCGGAACAATTATCTCGACAGAATCGCTGTTTACGTTTTTTGCCTCTGCGCTTCCAGTCACACGGATTCTTCTGGTTGGTGAAGTCCCAGGAGTACTCGATTCCACCGGGCACGTTATACCCAGAATCACACCGTCAACCTTCAGCGAGGCGCGCAGTTCAATTTCAGGCAGTCGCGGAACAGATGTAACCGGAGGAATGCTGACTAAGGTCAGCGATATGCTGGCACTCGTCGAGGCGAACCCGTCTCTGACTATTGAGATCATTGACGGGACGATGCCCGATCTACTTCGGGATGCTCTCAGTGCCACAACGTCTCGGGTTGGGACGACCATTTGCGCTGACTGACCAGTCGGCCCAGACTAGTCAGTGCCATGGTCACGGCGAGCAGCGCCGCAGTAGGCGCAAGCATTATCCAGGGCGCCGCGCGAAGCGCAGTTCTACCCTCGGCCAACAAGTTGCCCCAATCAGTTGAAGAGGGGTCTGCATTCAACCCCAGGAACGACAGCCCCGAAGTAAACAAGAGTCCCGTGGCGAAAAGCGCAAAAGCATAATGGAGAGCCGAAGGAAACACGTTTGGCAATACATAGAACCAAGTGATATGTACCCACCCGGCACCTACAGCTTGCGCGCCTTCGATGTAAGGTTCTTTGACGACACTCTGTATCAATCCTGACCAGACCTGACTTGATACACCTGCAAAAGCTGCCCCTGTTGCGAGCGCAGTTGCCCCAAGCCCCGGTCCAAGCGCGGTGACAATCACGAGTGCTGTAACGACAGAGGGTAGCGCAAGCAATGCGCCAGTAAAAGTCCGCACCACAAGTCGCAATGCAATTGGCCCCAGAACACTGGCAGCACCGACAATGGCCCCGATCAACCACGCGATTATGGCTGCGCATCCTCCTGTCAGCAGACTCGGCAGCGCCCCATTCAGAACTCTGCTTAGAACATCCCTTCCCAGCGTATCTGTTCCCAATATGAAGTCACCTGGTGGTGCGGATACGGGTCCGAGGCGCGTTTGGGTAGGGTCATTTGGGGCGATAGCAGGCCCCAAAACAGTCAGAAGAAGGACTGTGATTGGCACAAACCAGGACATCCCGCGTTTCACAGTCGAGGCCTTGGGTCGGCATACCTTGCAAGCGCTTCCGAAATCAGAAAGACCACGGCATAGATTAAGGCAGAGAAGAGGACCAGACCCTGAACGACAGGGATATCCCTTCGGAGGACAGAGTCTAGCATGAGACGTCCCAAACCAGGCCGCGCGAAGGTTACTTCGGTAATCACTGTTCCGCTAAACAGAAAACCCACCTGAGATGCAAAGGACGGAATGATCGAGAGAATTGCGTTTGGAAGAGTGTGCCTAAATGTGATCTGTCGCGGCAGCAATCCACGCGCTCTTGCTGCAGTGACATAGACTTGGCTGCGCGTCTCGCGGACTGAAACAGTGAGTACCTGCGCGATTGGCCCGGCGGTGTGAAAGCCAAGGACACAAGCGGCGGTTACAAGACTGGCGACGCTGTTAGGTTCGGCAAGTCCAACAGCCAGCACCGCCAGTGTTCCGGTCACATAACTCGGAACTGAAAGTGATATCGCTATAGTGAGCTGCCCACTCTTGCCAACGAGTCCACTTTGTGCTGCCACCCAGGCAAAGAAAACCGTAAATAGGACAAGCCAGAGTGTCGCTACCAGTGCAACTGCCAACGTGCCACTGGCCCGCGGCAAGATCGTTTCGACTACTGTTTCGCCTGAATACAGAGATAAGCCGAGATCGCCTTGGAAGAGCTCTCGCCAGAAACGCACGTATTGCACACCCAGAGGGTCATTCATGCCTAACGACTCGCGCCGACCGTTGATCGCGGATGCGTCAAAGCCGGCACCGACCAATTGAGACGTGACGGCGTCACCCGGAAGTATTCTCATCGTCACAAAGGACAGCGTCAGTGCAAGCCAGATCACCGCAAGCGTAGAGAGCAGAGTTCTAGTCATTCCCGTCATAGGAAGCATTGATCAGGATCGGATACCAGCCGTACACATCAAATCGCAGGTTGACAATTTCCGAGGATACGCCGTTAAGGTTAACACGCTGTCGCAGCGGAAGAACGAGGGCCTGCTCCATAATCAACTGTTGGATCGCGGAATAGCGTTCCTGGCGTATTCCCGGGTCAAGTTGCCGGACTGCGTCCCCGATTAACGCATCGACTTCCGGACTCTCAAAACCCATCCAGTTGCGTGAAGCGCCAGACACGAAATACGTGCGTAGATACGACGGATCTACACCATAACTCGTGAAGGCGACCAGGTTGTATTGGCCTTCATTCACTTTTGCGATCAACGTTGGAAAGTCCGGCACTGAAACAGGCTCAAGTCTGACCCCGATAGCTCGCCACTGATCCTGCAGCAACTGAACCATCTGGCGATATTCGCCCCACGGTGGCACCAATACTTTGACAGTCAGGTCACCGCCATTCGAGTCCCAGTATCCATTGGTGTCTACATCCACATAACCGAGCGTCGAAATCAGCGCTCTCGCTTGTTGAGTGTCATAACCGTAGAGATCTGCCCCGGCATCTGTGCGGAACTGGACGCCTTCCGCCAGCGAACCTACGGCGGCGGGAGAGAACCCCTGGTAGATGGTGTCGACAATAGATTGACGGTTAGTACCCGTAAGCAGCGCCTGTCGGAACGTTAGATTGTCGGTCGGGAACAACCGCGTATTGATCATGAACTGATCGGGCTGCCCGGGTATTGGGACCGACTGAACCTGGATTCGGCTGTTGCCAACTAATGTGCGAGCATCTGAAGGTTGAAGCTCGCCCATGACTTGTACGACGCCTTGTTCGATTGCAGCAAGGCGAGTGGCAGGATCGGTGTAGAATCTATACTCGATCTCATCGATCACGCCTGTCTCCGCAACATGGTAAAAGGGGGGACCCCAGGCGTATTCGGAATTCCGACTCACGACAAGACGCTGATCCGGAATGTACTCGACGAAGCGGTAAGGCCCCGTGCCCACCTGATTGAACTGGTAACGCTCCACTGAGTACGCGGAGAGTGCCGTAGGGCTGGCAATGCCAAGGTAAAATTGACTTAGCGAGTCGAGGAACGGGCTAAACGGCTCTGACAGGCGGACCGCAATGGTGAAGTCGTCAATAATCTCAAATCCGGAGTACGGCCCAAGCAGCGCAAGCGCATTTTGAGAACGCGTCTCAGGGGCAGTTATCCGGTTTAGGTTCGCTCCCACCGCCGCTGCGTCGAATGAAGTCCGGTCGTGGAACTTGACTCCCTGTTTTAGGACAAACGTATATACTGTCTGATCGGTAGATACGCTCCACGACTCGGCAAGTCCGGAGACGAACGCCCCGGTGTCCGGATCTCGATATACCAGGGTGTCATAGACTTGACGCAGCACAATACCGATTTCTGAAGACTGGTGAATGTGCGGATCAAACCCACTCGGCGAAAGAGTCAACCCGTAGACGATTCTATTGACATCTAGCCGCGACTCTGGCGTGGTCCCGCAACCAGTTATGACGATTGAAATAAGCACTACGGCAAGTATAGAGAGCCGATTCAAGCGCATCTTGTACTTCCAAGTCGAGGGAGATTGGACTACGATACCGTATCGAATATAGGCGAAATTGTAGCATATTCCGCTCAATTCAGGAGGCCTAGTGGCGAGTTATCGTTCAGGACTGCTAACACCGCCGCGCGAAGAAGAAGAAAGACGCGTATTTCGCCCGGTTTGGCGAAGCCTGATCATCGAGAATACTGTCATGATTGGCATTATGGTCGCACTTTTTGTCGCGCAGGCGTTTATTGGCATTCCGGTTCCAGCGCGCCTTCGCCTGCCACTAAATCTCCTAGTTGCCACCATGCCCGTCATTCTCTGGGTCATCTTCTCAGTCGCAAATGAGCGGAGTTTTCCGCAACCCCGTCCGTATCTCGTTACAGTCGCCGCCCTCTGCGCTCTGGTGGCTCGGGCTATCGGAGAACCACTGATTATAGAATTTCTACAGATCGAGACATGGCTTCCACTCGCTCCTGCATTGAACCGTATTGTTGGCTACGCGTTTACTGTTGGTATTGTGGAGTGCGGGCTGTGCTATCTGGTCGTCCGTGCCGTGATCTGGCCACGCTTCGTACGCGACAGACATGACGTAATTGCCTACATGGCCGCCGCTGCAGTTGGATATACGTTTGTTGGCAACATTGGATTTGCGTTGAATGGTCAACCGCTTGCATATGTGGTCTCGCTAAATACGTTTGCCAACGTCTCTGCCCTTACTCTGACAATGCTGTTCATCGGCTACGGTATGGCAGGAACTCTCTTTGACGCGGCAGGTGTGTTGCTTCAACCCATAACCTTGGCGATCGCTGCATTAGTGATGGGCATTGTGTTGCCGCTTCGCTCCGGGTTTCTGAATGCGTCTTTTGGTGTTGCCGGGACCTCGCTGCCAAGATATTTGTTCGGAATTGGCTTCTCGATCGTGCTATTTGTCGCAGGAGTGTTTGTTGTCAGTTTTCTATTTCGATTCGCAGAACGGCAGGCAAAGGAGCGTGAACTTGGTGAGGTCGACTTCTAGAACATGCAGCGCATAGTCAGTTTCGACCCGACTTCCCGACGTGTGCGGTTTGCGCATTACTTTACGGTTGCCTACTGCATCATTGGGCTGGTTCTCGCCGTTAACCTGAGAGATTCCGTCCTTTACGCGACGACGGAATTCAGGAATAACGAAGTAGGGATAGTCGCGTACTATCCGAAGGATTGGCTGCTCGATACCCGAAGTGCTGTCTTGCGGGCGACCGACAGCGCCCGACTGGGATTTAAAACGGTCATTGAAGTGAACGTGGAACCATTTGCCCCACGGATGAGTGCAAGGAATGTGATTGATGGACTCACCTTGGAACGGCAGGCTGCCCTACCCTACTACCGGAATCTGACGACATTCGAGCAAACCTTACGAACCCAGGATGTTGCGGTCGTAAGCGAATACTCGTACGTTTATGCGCCAAATGACCCGTTTCTCCAGGCGATCACCGCAGTTGTTATAGGTCGGGATGTACTAGTAATCCGGCGCAATCAGGCCATTCTGATTACATTCCAGGCAGATGCA
The nucleotide sequence above comes from Candidatus Flexicrinis proximus. Encoded proteins:
- the mvaD gene encoding diphosphomevalonate decarboxylase → MRQVKGCKMRATATANSNIAFIKYWGNIDESLRLPANPSLSMNLDGLYTETTVEWHPEQQGDSLNINGQSADERATDRVSQHLSALRKRLDINYSAHVDSVNNFPMGAGIASSAASFAALTVAAVAAAGAALSERELTCLARLGSGSASRSVPSGFVEWVTGLSHAESFAFTIAPRDHWGLVDLVAIVHAGHKEVGSREGHTSASTSEFQTARVKTAAQRLDVCRQALLERDFASFASVVEHDSDMMHAVMMTSKPPLFYWRPSSLVLMDAVRRWRSEGLRVCYTLDAGPNVHCVCVASDADELGERIVQLPGVERVLRASVGGGAEVSA
- a CDS encoding uridylate kinase, which encodes MLTLVKLGGSLITDKRVEQSFHADVAERIAHEIATALRSTPQPIIIGHGSGSFGHFAAHRHGTIDGVSSPGQWRGFAEVAMVAADLNALMARVLWAAGVPVWRIQPSASMLARDGIPQEMSLNAVKTGLTSGLVPLVYGDVGLDEVRGGTIISTESLFTFFASALPVTRILLVGEVPGVLDSTGHVIPRITPSTFSEARSSISGSRGTDVTGGMLTKVSDMLALVEANPSLTIEIIDGTMPDLLRDALSATTSRVGTTICAD
- the mvk gene encoding mevalonate kinase — its product is MSSPAESINTSAPAKVILFGEHAVVYGQPALAVPVSSLRVSVTVESSDHVVFATGEWTREFPAEVLTSKLTDPLLKMAQATAEHLNIALPFARYTISSDIPVASGLGSGAAVSAALGRAIAAAGGKTIADDELNELVYEIEAIHHGTPSGIDNTVIVFERPVYFLRGHPPQTFEVGRPVHLLIADTGRSALTKESVGDVRKLVEVRPEFAVPRIEQIGRIVNDAREALSSGSIERLGQLMGENQVLLADLTVSSPELDILIQAALHAGAIGAKLSGGGRGGNMIAIVTSETESPVRAALLSSGAVRVISTVIQ
- a CDS encoding decaprenyl-phosphate phosphoribosyltransferase; amino-acid sequence: MPQLVALFRTMRPKQWTKNVLFVFPAIVADGQVFQFGPLFRVTMACALLCLLAGSVYILNDLVDLQSDRMHPRKRFRPLPAGQLPVALAQVAAVLIPAFVLVASLILSWKLTVVLTAYFLLQLAYIFRLKHVVLLDIFALTAGFVLRIAAGVVVIEVTNFSPWLYVCLGLLALFLTIAKRRQEYILLGSQAGQVRRIFQFYNLPLLDELLRITTTSTLIAYTVYTIETPSPLLARTNLALATVPFVMYGLFRYLYLMYVKGESAPPDEVLLKDRPLQLDIVLYALSFVVILYVIPR
- a CDS encoding ABC transporter permease — protein: MTRTLLSTLAVIWLALTLSFVTMRILPGDAVTSQLVGAGFDASAINGRRESLGMNDPLGVQYVRFWRELFQGDLGLSLYSGETVVETILPRASGTLAVALVATLWLVLFTVFFAWVAAQSGLVGKSGQLTIAISLSVPSYVTGTLAVLAVGLAEPNSVASLVTAACVLGFHTAGPIAQVLTVSVRETRSQVYVTAARARGLLPRQITFRHTLPNAILSIIPSFASQVGFLFSGTVITEVTFARPGLGRLMLDSVLRRDIPVVQGLVLFSALIYAVVFLISEALARYADPRPRL
- the rseP gene encoding RIP metalloprotease RseP yields the protein MFDFLIGNDLLSSLVAFGLVLIPAVIVHEFGHFLAARWVGITILEFGIGYPPKLLKLFRWRETEFTLNLIPLGGFVRPLGEDMIRTLSAEQTEKEREALQKRLAGESAESVSEIEEIDERQVLRQRGFTRLKTVNEARPLGRIFFMAAGAIANILAALVLFVVIGLIGVQQVVGAGFLITDVRPDSILAEAGLLRGDVIELVNDQRVADTDAFLTALESAADQDIVLGVLRFPETDLDSQKLQLTLSADTVDGEVLSTTFGLLVNDVQVGSPAEASGILPGDSIVGLNGESLENTSTPFDILQAINSANAGKPITIDIVRNGERLTLPITPRAAPAPGQGYLGAGVETQTTSAALNASFVVLGMRDVESLPLGEAISYGFNQLRAVFDAILGLPARLLSGNAAPGENRVISIVGISQIGGTFLQSSIESGNPDQILNFIALVNIALGLTNLLPLPPLDGGRILFILIEMLRGKPLSQRREEAIMIAGMMFLLALGVVVIVQDLRDPITNMLAR
- a CDS encoding ABC transporter permease, with the translated sequence MSWFVPITVLLLTVLGPAIAPNDPTQTRLGPVSAPPGDFILGTDTLGRDVLSRVLNGALPSLLTGGCAAIIAWLIGAIVGAASVLGPIALRLVVRTFTGALLALPSVVTALVIVTALGPGLGATALATGAAFAGVSSQVWSGLIQSVVKEPYIEGAQAVGAGWVHITWFYVLPNVFPSALHYAFALFATGLLFTSGLSFLGLNADPSSTDWGNLLAEGRTALRAAPWIMLAPTAALLAVTMALTSLGRLVSQRKWSSQPETLWH